A genomic region of Aspergillus oryzae RIB40 DNA, chromosome 1 contains the following coding sequences:
- a CDS encoding adenosine kinase (possible pfkB family carbohydrate kinase), producing the protein MAATQGYPFLCLENPLLVHVLTQYYSDAALLQKYGLKDNDAILAEDKHMGLYEELLQNDDAKLIAGGAAQNTARGAQYILPDNSVLYIGCVGRDKYADILKDTCTKAGVHTEYRVDDAQPTGKCGVIITGHNRSMCTHLAAANEYKLEHLKQPQIWSLVEKAQVYYVGGYHLTVCVPAIQALGEEAAAKNKIFMLSLSAPFIPEFFKDQLDSVLPYTDYTFCNETEARAYSKSHQWDTDDVVEIAKKLAQLPKKNNSRPRVAIVTQGTLPTVAATVKPNGEVEVKEFSVVEIPKDSINDTNGAGDAFAGGFCAGVVQGKSLEESMDMGQWLASLSIQELGPSFPFPKKAYTPTNRS; encoded by the exons ATGGCTGCCACTCAAGgatacccttttctttgcttggagAACCCTCTCCTCG TACATGTACTGACACAGTACTATAGTGAtgctgctcttcttcagaagtATGGTCTGAAGGACAACGATGCTATCCTCGCTGAGGACAAGCATATGGGGCTCTACGAGGAGCTTCTGCAGAACGATGATGCTAAGTTGATTGCCGGTGGTGCCGCCCAGAACACTGCCCGTGGCGCTCAG TACATTCTCCCGGACAACTCCGTTCTCTACATTGGATGTGTCGGCCGTGACAAGTACGCCGATATCCTGAAGGACACCTGCACCAAGGCTGGTGTGCACACCGAGTACCGTGTGGACGATGCCCAGCCTACCGGCAAGTGCGGCGTGATCATCACTGGCCACAACCGTAGCATGTGCACCCACCTTGCTGCGGCTAACGAGTACAAGTTGGAGCACCTTAAGCAGCCTCAGATCTGGTCTCTtgttgagaaggctcagGTGTACTATGTCGGTGGCTACCACCTTACCGTGTGTGTGCCCGCTATCCAGGCTCTTGGTGAAGAGGCTGCTGCAAAGAAcaag ATCTTCATGCTCTCTCTTTCGGCCCCTTTCATCCCTGAGTTCTTCAAGGACCAGTTGGACAGTGTGCTGCCCTACACTGACTACACCTTCTGTAATGAGACTGAGGCTCGTGCTTACTCCAAGAGCCACCAATGGGATACGGATGATGTCGTTGAGATCGCCAAGAAATTGGCTCAGctgcccaagaagaacaacagccGCCCAAGAGTTGCCATTGTGACTCAGGGTACTCTCCCTACTGTAGCTGCTACCGTTAAGCCCAACGGCGAAGTTGAGGTTAAGGAGTTCAGCGTTGTTGAGATCCCTAAGGACAGCATCAACGACACCAACGGTGCCGG TGATGCCTTCGCTGGTGGTTTCTGTGCTGGTGTTGTGCAAGGCAAGTCTCTTGAAGAGAGCATGGACATGGGCCAGTGGCTCGCCAGCCTTAGCATCCAAGAGTTGGGGCCTTC tttccccttccctaAGAAGGCTTACACTCCCACCAACCGGTCGTAA
- the mpt gene encoding putative DNA repair and transcription factor Ada (adenosine deaminase), with amino-acid sequence MDQENLPLKLPRLPRCASPTLSATARWQAVVHRDATAVSFVYAVLTTKIYCRPSCPARLARRANVQFYDTPSQAEKAGFRPCKRCKPQTLLAVNPQAQMIQRACKTIQAEIATGSKPTLRELANQACLTPSHFHRVFKKLVGVTPGQYAVAILKGDPRGPLDDCSRNLNITELKPWGTGSNNHKPFLSSGLEGAHRFNSGDTMHWNDFDTLIAAEAEIESEFDAQFMEDFILLPMEDAAGVAEHHGKDIGDVLVQHKQTSRLDGAIHPAGVETVMPC; translated from the coding sequence ATGGATCAGGAGAATCTGCCCCTGAAACTACCTCGCCTACCTCGTTGTGCCTCGCCGACCCTGTCCGCTACTGCCCGCTGGCAGGCAGTGGTCCACCGAGATGCAACAGCCGTATCATTTGTGTACGCTGTATTAACGACCAAAATATATTGCCGACCATCATGTCCAGCTCGTCTCGCCCGGAGAGCAAATGTCCAATTTTACGACACGCCCTCGCAGGCCGAAAAAGCAGGTTTCAGACCCTGTAAGCGCTGCAAACCCCAAACCCTGTTAGCGGTTAATCCCCAGGCCCAAATGATTCAGAGGGCATGTAAAACCATCCAGGCAGAGATAGCAACTGGGTCCAAACCAACATTGCGGGAACTTGCCAATCAGGCATGCCTCACGCCAAGTCACTTCCATCGGGTGTTCAAAAAGCTCGTAGGCGTCACGCCCGGGCAATACGCGGTTGCCATTCTCAAGGGTGACCCTAGGGGTCCCCTGGATGACTGCAGCCGAAATTTGAACATTACGGAATTGAAACCATGGGGTACGGGCTCCAATAACCATAAGCCCTTCCTGTCTAGCGGCTTGGAGGGTGCTCATAGATTCAATTCTGGAGATACTATGCACTGGAATGATTTTGACACTTTGATAGCCGCGGAGGCTGAGATTGAGTCTGAGTTTGATGCCCAGTTTATGGAGGACTTCATCTTGTTACCCATGGAAGATGCCGCTGGTGTCGCTGAGCACCATGGCAAAGATATAGGGGATGTCCTGGTGCAACACAAACAAACAAGTCGCCTGGACGGGGCCATTCACCCTGCAGGCGTGGAGACTGTCATGCCATGCTGA
- a CDS encoding uncharacterized protein (predicted protein) — MSNMSLSDSDLSSLSSAPPSDDESVPMAVDEPVGITKYFKKESETPPPKRAPSPPHEYVLADNPDIAFVVMFRARFHDVFPRSAPHYGPQDIEKGVAESPPGEHIERLLCALLGLVLNRKKDVDRLHYTRPLEEAIQTHASQWPKAWQGKNPLHGGRTFTEMAPEERLQLLKSLILWSLSSSEAVQAKIKESYKQARHEDDLNQPLSVQPWGRDGLKRRYWLIEGLDDTHFRLYRESNPALKNVTWWSVAGTIPELKAVADKLDEEKSMHSKKLSEKIKNSVPRFEGSEEKRKRRDYRIARKAQFSRPEPGFSLYEGRTRGKKLKYTYSDDEDIFSDGLPSTRRSTRNNSGISSPAEPVGPRFTASGRQIRSRAGGMYGESLLSGQRDELAGAEESGRPQRTRSTRANGYTGNNVDDEMDEYDEGHSSGKEWQGGEEEEDNDFEGDDEEELSGDESIVNGENPSLVVQLRYGKGKVPSSPNGPSDMLSEGNVGSKPEIATEPAPPEFIPSSDAAKPTVSTAGEDGPLGQKIELQNETNSQSEGGAEAVRVAMSTGSHSYHPAPALGSNEGVQSI; from the exons ATGTCTAACATGTCACTTTCTGACTCAGATCTCTCGTCGCTATCATCAGCGCCACCATCGGATGATGAGTCTGTTCCCATGGCAGTTGATGAGCCCGTGGGCATCACCAAGTACTTCAAGAAGGAATCAGAGACTCCGCCGCCGAAACGGGCACCTTCACCACCACATGAATATGTTTTAGCAGATAATCCGGACATTGCA TTCGTTGTAATGTTCCGCGCGCGTTTCCACGATGTCTTCCCCCGATCAGCACCTCATTACGGACCACAAGACATTGAGAAAGGTGTTGCAGAATCGCCCCCCGGGGAGCATATTGAGAGGTTGCTGTGTGCATTGCTTGGTCTCGTGTtaaacaggaagaaggacgTGGA TCGACTTCATTACACACGCCCTCTGGAAGAAGCGATCCAAACCCATGCATCCCAGTGGCCTAAGGCTTGGCAGGGAAAGAACCCTCTTCATGGGGGTCGCACTTTCACAGAAATGGCCCCAGAAGAACGA TTACAATTGCTGAAATCGCTAATCCTCTGgtccctttcctcctccgaagCGGTTCAAGCAAAGATCAAAGAGTCGTATAAGCAAGCACGGCATGAGGACGACCTGAACCAACCACTTTCCGTTCAACCATGGGGTCGCGACGGCTTGAAGCGTCGATATTGGCTTATCGAAGGCTTAGATGACACACACTTTAGGTTGTACCGTGAGAGCAACCCAGCGCTCAAGAATGTCACTTGGTGGAGTGTGGCAGGAACAATCCCCGAGTTGAAGGCCGTTGCAGATAAACTCGACGAGGAGAAGAGCATGCATTCGAAGAAGCTCagtgagaagatcaagaattCAGTTCCTCGCTTCGAGGGCTCCGAAGAG AAACGTAAACGCAGAGACTACCGCATTGCGCGCAAAGCACAATTTTCTAGGCCTGAGCCTGGATTTTCCCTTTATGAAGGCCGTACGCGTGGGAAAAAATTGAAGTACACATActccgacgatgaggatatcTTCTCCGATGGTTTGCCTTCCACCCGACGATCCACACGCAACAACTCAGGCATTTCTTCACCCGCAGAACCCGTGGGTCCCAGGTTTACCGCTAGTGGAAGACAGATACGTTCGCGCGCAGGAGGAATGTATGGGGAAAGCTTGCTCAGTGGTCAGCGTGATGAGCTAGCTGGCGCAGAAGAATCTGGGCGGCCTCAGAGGACACGGTCTACACGAGCAAATGGATATACTGGCAACAACGTGgatgatgaaatggatgaATATGATGAGGGACACTCTAGCGGAAAGGAGTGGCAgggtggagaggaggaagaagataacgATTTCGAAGgcgacgacgaagaagagttGAGTGGTGACGAATCGATAGTGAACGGAGAAAACCCAAGCCTGGTAGTGCAGCTCAGATACGGTAAGGGGAAGGTACCGAGTAGCCCTAATGGTCCTAGTGACATGTTATCAGAGGGGAACGTGGGGAGCAAACCGGAAATAGCGACTGAACCTGCGCCTCCGGAATTTATACCATCCTCAGACGCAGCGAAGCCAACCGTTTCTACGGCTGGAGAGGATGGACCTCTGGGGCAAAAGATTGAGCTCCAAAATGAGACAAACAGCCAGTCTGAGGGAGGTGCTGAAGCCGTCCGTGTCGCTATGAGCACCGGGTCGCATTCCTATCACCCGGCGCCTGCTCTTGGTTCAAACGAGGGTGTTCAAAGCATTTAA
- a CDS encoding uncharacterized protein (predicted protein) yields the protein MSKRSRSISRSPSVGEPPETSSRPSSPAFSITSVERPKKHLSDTANSGTEVMHCSLPPHRETLSFPSYDDYEVHYKQTHVNRCTACGKNFPTDRFLNLHIEENHDPLIAAKKDRGEKTYGCFIEDCERKCSTPQKRRMHLIDKHMFPKRAIITFARATGGKSRRKGSERKHRCQSSITRVKLPYPTTDSGSTNYSIADQASNKREGMTGEDQLHCAGRIHSETSSANGQIEHGNMHFAAAMVCAVADKLPLPC from the exons ATGTCCAAGCGCTCCCGGAGCATCTCTAGATCACCCTCTGTTGGCGAACCTCCAGAGACCAGTTCAAGGCCCTCGTCACCGGCATTTTCCATCACTTCTGTTGAACGACCCAAAAAACATCTATCCGATACCGCCAATTCTGGCACAGAAGTAATGCATTGTTCGCTGCCACCACATCGGGAGACGCTCTCGTTCCCCTCATATGATGACTATGAAGTTCATTATAAACAAACGCATGTTAATAGATGCACAGCGTGTGGAAAGAACTTCCCCACGGACCGGTTCTTGAATCTACATATCGAAGAGAACCATGATCCTCTGATTGCCGCGAAAAAAGATCGGGGAGAAAAGACT TACGGGTGTTTTATTGAAGATTGTGAGCGGAAATGCTCGACGCCGCAGAAACGCAGGATGCACTTGATTGATAAACATATGTTTCCCAAG CGTGCAATCATCACTTTCGCAAGGGCGACGGGGGGCAAAAGTAGGAGAAAGGGAAGCGAAAGGAAACATAGGTGTCAAAGC AGTATCACAAGAGTCAAGCTGCCATATCCCACTACCGACTCGGGCAGCACCAACTACTCTATTGCTGACCAGGCTAGCAACAAGAGAGAAGGTATGACTGGCGAAGACCAGCTGCATTGCGCTGGCCGTATTCATTCAGAGACATCATCAGCCAATGGGCAGATAGAGCATGGAAATATGCATTTTGCAGCTGCCATGGTATGTGCTGTCGCGGATAAGCTACCACTGCCCTGCTAA
- a CDS encoding uncharacterized protein (predicted protein), with the protein MVQPVGDLRKRILQSCHATLIRLGDLSRYRETELVGKDRNWGPAIGYYDLATVIYPASGASHNQLAVIALADGNHLRATYHLYRALAAQEPHPSAKGNLEIEFRKVRNLWAKRELIRPEDAGIPGRALAPWFVYLHAQCYRGTDFPEHDELENEVLNQLAVDLKERSLEGTLQKFCLVNISAEDFSRTRANEESVSNAGLFFRRINVKTFFTLLQILLAEVERFAVEESNNREGKNGPDKITAVARRVLPALRNYSSWLLTVSHLLVAHKEEKDTPLSVQIIEFWKIYANTLTLLASTFDVVLLPEIDYLLEEDEETLCFVPLNKEATSRRYLDTSGRQKPRMNDLGVERNHPNMEMLYRIREFVIDGLDLVVSNPLGTSPYHFLGEY; encoded by the exons ATGGTGCAACCGGTCGGGGACCTTCGAAAACGAATTCTGCAGTCATGTCATGCTACCCTTATCCGTCTCGGCGATCTCTCACGCTACCGCGAAACTGAACTGGTTGGCAAGGACCGAAATTGGGGTCCGGCCATAGGTTATTATGACCTTGCCACAGTAATATATCCAGCCTCTGGTGCCTCGCACAATCAATTGGCTGTCATTGCCCTCGCCGATGGAAACCACTTGCGGGCCACTTATCACCTCTATAGGGCACTAGCCGCCCAGGAACCTCACCCATCTGCTAAGGGCAATTTAGAAATTGAGTTCAGGAAAGTTAGGAATCTGTGGGCTAAAAGAGAACTGATTCGCCCCGAGGATGCCGGTATTCCTGGTAGAGCGTTGGCTCCCTGGTTTGTATATCTGCATGCTCAGTGTTACAGAGGCACGGATTTCCCCGAGCATGATGAGCTTGAAAATGAGGTATTGAATCAACTTGCTGTTGATTTGAAGGAGCGTTCCCTAGAGGGCACCCTACAAAAGTTCTGTCTAGTCAATATCTCTGCAGAAGATTTTTCTAGGACACGCGCCAATG AAGAGTCCGTGTCAAATGCAGGTCTCTTTTTCCGGCGTATTAATGTGAAAACGTTTTTTACATTACTTCAGATCCTTTTGGCTGAAGTGGAACGGTTCGCGGTCGAAGAATCAAATAAtagggaaggaaagaatggTCCTGATAAGATCACCGCTGTTGCACGACGTGTTTTGCCTGCTCTCCGAAACTACAGCTCTTGGCTACTTACAGTCAGCCATCTTCTAGTGGCTCataaagaggagaaagacaccCCACTTTCTGTCCAAATAATTGAGTTCTGGAAAATCTACGCCAACACACTGACTCTTCTCGCATCCACATTCGATGTAGTCCTCCTTCCGGAGATAGACTACCttttggaagaagatgaagagactcTGTGTTTTGTGCCGCTAAATAAAGAGGCTACTTCACGTAGATATTTAGATACAAGTGGCCGCCAGAAGCCTCGGATGAACGATCTAGGAGTGGAAAGAAATCACCCAAACATGGAGATGCTTTACCGAATTCGCGAATTCGTGATTGATGGGTTGGATTTGGTTGTGAGCAAT CCCCTCGGGACATCACCATACCATTTCCTCGGCGAGTATTGA
- a CDS encoding DUF1770 domain-containing protein (predicted protein) — MTDPALGIAETIQTASINPEPSPSHDINPPTASSEKQPVAEDAPSEAGSISSDIVDPHRMIRPAPRRHHLPPMPDLRFEQSYLASIRGAETWGRVAWITVRDQVLLPLVQGTLWTLALSGWRFWNRNASLSGQTLGSRIRRWWYEVNNWKLPPLPSTKDRKLAAQAEDFYKTQFSNAGAD; from the exons ATGACTGATCCAGCCTTAGGAATTGCCGAGACCATTCAGACGGCCTCCATCAATCCGGAACCATCCCCAAGTCATGACATCAATCCTCCGACCGCATCTTCGGAGAAGCAGCCTGTCGCTGAAGATGCGCCATCCGAGGCTGGCAGCATCTCATCCGACATCGTGGACCCCCATCGAATGATCAGACCCGCTCCAAGAcggcatcatcttcctccaatgCCTGATTTGCGCTTCGAACAAAGTTATCTGGCCAGCATACGGGGTGCTGAGACTTGGGGTCGTGTTGCATGGATCACCGTTCGAGATCAG gTTCTTCTCCCTCTAGTCCAAGGTACCCTCTGGACCCTTGCTCTCTCCGGTTGGCGATTCTGGAACCGCAACGCGTCTCTCAGCGGCCAAACATTGGGCAGCAGAATTCGACGATGGTGGTACGAAGTAAATAATTGGAAgctccctcccctcccctcaaCGAAGGACCGTAAACTTGCTGCACAGGCGGAAGAC TTCTATAAGACTCAGTTCTCAAATGCCGGTGCCGATTAG
- a CDS encoding BAR domain protein (lysophosphatidic acid acyltransferase endophilin/SH3GL, involved in synaptic vesicle formation) — protein MNVNRKFDRFKQWAGERMGGEIKTNLSDDFKAMETEMSVRNEGLDRLHKSMVAYVKAVSKRSEGDDKEKTLPIGHLGTSMVSHGEDYDAHSDYGRCLTKFGRTEERIARLQESYIAEANSSWLESLDRSLAQMKQYQNARRKLDSRRLAFDTSLSKMQKAKKEDFRAEEELRTQKAKYEEANDDVYRRMQDIKEGEVESIADLEAFLEAQLNYHEKCREVLLQLKNDWPSRQSQTQSSSGRRPGRARASTAHSYQERYEPLHEELSNSAELRPIIRTSRSPSDVGDSREVYVPEPVPQRPFLGRTSTFESPAQLRQEQTYSSSPRPSRAPSENFITGRNSVLARMAADPSEDASPRSGTSPDRLYQGRSDSPVSPFGGVTRRSSSTTLNGAAIQKKAPPPPPPSRAKKPPPPPPPMKKPILNAGEA, from the exons ATGAACGTCAACAGGAAGTTCGATCGCTTCAAGCAATGGGCGGGGGAAAGAATGGGCGGTGAGATCAAAACTAATCTCTCGGATGATTTCAAAGCCATGGAGACAGAAATGTCCGTGCGGAACGAAG GTCTCGATCGCCTTCACAAGTCCATGGTTGCCTACGTCAAAGCCGTCTCGAAGCGCAGCGAAGGTGATGACAAAGAGAAGACATTACCAATTGGTCATTTGGGCACTAGCATGGTCAGCCATGGCGAGGACTATGACGCCCATTCTGACTACGGTCGTTGCCTGACAA AATTCGGACGGACAGAGGAGCGCATTGCTCGCCTTCAGGAGTCGTATATCGCAGAGGCGAACTCAAGCTGGCTTGAGTCCCTGGATCGGTCCTTGGCACAAATGAAGCAGTACCAG AATGCCCGTAGGAAACTCGACAGCCGGCGGTTAGCTTTTGACACTTCGTTGTCCAAAAtgcagaaagcaaagaaggaggattTTCGCGCAGAGGAAGAACTTCGGACCCAGAAGGCTAAATATGAGGAGGCCAACGATGATGTATACCGCCGGATGCAGGACATCAAAGAAGGTGAAGTAGAGAGTATTGCGGATTTGGAAGCGTTTTTGGAAGCGCAATTGAACTACCACGAGAAGTGCAGAGAAGTGCTTCTCCAACTCAAGAATGATTGGCCTAGCCG GCAATCTCAGACACAAAGTTCAAGTGGTCGGCGCCCTGGTCGTGCCCGTGCTAGCACAGCCCATTCGTACCAGGAGCGCTACGAACCCTTGCACGAGGAACTTAGCAACTCGGCAGAACTGCGCCCTATCATTCGGACAAGCAGGTCTCCGTCCGATGTGGGGGACTCGAGAGAAGTCTATGTCCCGGAGCCTGTACCGCAGAGACCATTCCTCGGTAGGACTTCCACGTTCGAAAGCCCAGCACAATTACGACAGGAACAAACGTATAGCTCAAGTCCTCGACCATCTCGAGCGCCTAGCGAGAATTTTATTACGGGCAGGAACAGCGTCCTGGCTCGGATGGCCGCCGATCCTTCGGAGGATGCCAGCCCGCGATCTGGCACTAGCCCCGATAGATTGTACCAGGGGCGGTCTGATTCCCCGGTGTCGCCTTTCGGAGGTGTCACGAGAAGAAGTAGTTCGACGACATTGAACGGGGCTGCGATACAGAAGAAAGCacctccaccccctccaccttcgCGCGCGAAGAAgccgccgccaccaccaccgcctaTGAAAAAACCTATACTCAATGCTGGTGAGGCATAG